From the Priestia koreensis genome, one window contains:
- a CDS encoding nucleotidyltransferase-like protein, with protein sequence MEDILRPIYQERASNEDTLSILLIERRKEESPITENLDAVLFIIVREANDPLFIKHYEYINQKASLYVATAEQVNEWLLYGTNRRIVDWVLNGKVIFDRNEYIDQLRQRLLEFPQQERVEKTAIEFAKLIRRYIEGKDFYESKHYLDAFNHIIHALHHLARLSVIENGFHPEVTVWSQVRKIEPEIYKLYEELVYSTEELPKRLELLFLASEFLVNQRTEVGSKHFLEVLSEKEESWTFDEILNHPKLRPYVIDVGVLLEFLVGKGVVQVEKIPTKGKNIYHRHYKIEKN encoded by the coding sequence ATGGAAGATATTTTGCGACCTATTTATCAAGAGCGTGCTAGCAACGAGGATACGTTGAGTATTTTGTTAATTGAACGAAGAAAAGAAGAATCTCCCATTACAGAAAACTTGGACGCTGTATTGTTTATCATTGTGAGAGAGGCGAATGATCCCCTCTTTATTAAACACTACGAGTATATCAATCAAAAAGCATCTTTATATGTAGCGACAGCAGAGCAAGTAAACGAGTGGCTATTGTATGGTACAAATAGAAGAATTGTGGATTGGGTGCTAAACGGGAAGGTTATTTTTGATCGTAATGAATACATCGATCAATTACGTCAGCGTTTATTGGAATTTCCACAGCAAGAACGCGTTGAAAAAACTGCGATCGAATTCGCCAAGCTTATTCGCCGCTATATAGAAGGAAAAGATTTCTATGAATCTAAGCATTACTTAGACGCCTTTAATCATATTATTCATGCGTTGCATCATTTAGCGAGACTGTCAGTGATCGAAAATGGCTTCCACCCTGAAGTAACCGTCTGGAGTCAGGTTAGAAAAATAGAACCCGAAATTTATAAATTATATGAAGAGCTGGTATATAGCACCGAAGAACTTCCGAAGAGATTAGAGCTTCTATTTTTAGCAAGTGAATTTTTGGTAAATCAGCGAACTGAGGTTGGTTCTAAACACTTCTTGGAAGTATTAAGTGAAAAAGAAGAATCATGGACATTTGATGAAATTTTAAATCATCCGAAGCTACGTCCGTATGTTATTGATGTTGGAGTACTATTAGAATTTTTAGTAGGAAAAGGCGTCGTTCAGGTTGAAAAAATCCCTACCAAAGGTAAAAATATTTATCACCGTCATTATAAAATCGAAAAAAACTAG
- a CDS encoding ABC transporter ATP-binding protein, which translates to MGNAIEVVKLRKEFKAYSSRSGLKGAFRDLLTRNYKIHRAVNDISFTVKQGEMVGYIGENGAGKSTTIKMLTGILTPTDGNVTVNGMNPHKERERFAHTIGVVFGQRSQLWWDIAVQESFRLLKKVYKVSDEEYEEHMEHVIKTLDIGPLLDKPVRKLSLGQRMRCELAAALIHNPPLLFLDEPTIGLDVLVKLKIRQFLKEINEKYNTTILLTTHDLADIEALCERVVMLDEGNIIYDGSLKKLRSNWGGQKQVSFEFKEEPNKEELAAFTSELPVSWKEGERANVLVAHVHNEEDAISQVIGKVVARYAIKDISIDETSTEEIIRNIYEEGMTHG; encoded by the coding sequence ATGGGAAATGCAATTGAAGTTGTAAAGTTACGTAAAGAATTTAAGGCCTATTCAAGCCGTTCGGGATTAAAAGGCGCTTTTCGAGATCTTTTGACACGAAACTATAAGATTCACCGAGCGGTAAATGATATTTCTTTTACGGTCAAGCAAGGAGAAATGGTTGGATACATAGGTGAGAACGGAGCTGGGAAATCTACCACGATTAAAATGCTCACAGGTATTCTAACTCCAACAGATGGCAATGTGACTGTAAATGGTATGAACCCGCACAAGGAGCGCGAGCGATTTGCCCATACGATTGGCGTCGTATTTGGACAGCGTTCACAGCTTTGGTGGGATATTGCCGTTCAAGAGTCGTTTCGATTGCTTAAAAAAGTGTACAAAGTATCGGATGAAGAATATGAAGAGCACATGGAGCATGTCATTAAAACATTGGATATTGGTCCACTACTAGATAAGCCTGTACGAAAGTTATCGCTAGGACAGCGAATGCGTTGTGAGCTTGCGGCGGCACTTATTCATAATCCACCGCTTCTGTTCTTAGATGAACCTACAATTGGATTGGATGTACTTGTAAAGTTAAAAATTCGCCAATTTTTAAAAGAAATTAACGAAAAATACAACACAACGATCCTATTAACGACACATGATTTAGCGGATATTGAAGCACTGTGTGAACGAGTAGTGATGCTAGACGAAGGAAACATTATTTATGATGGTTCGTTGAAAAAGCTTCGCTCCAATTGGGGTGGTCAGAAGCAAGTTTCCTTTGAATTTAAAGAGGAACCAAATAAGGAAGAACTGGCTGCCTTTACCTCTGAACTTCCTGTTTCTTGGAAAGAAGGAGAAAGAGCCAATGTGCTAGTAGCACATGTTCATAATGAGGAAGATGCGATCTCGCAAGTAATCGGTAAAGTAGTAGCACGGTATGCAATCAAAGATATTAGCATCGACGAGACGTCGACAGAAGAAATTATCCGAAACATCTATGAAGAGGGGATGACGCATGGATAA
- a CDS encoding YgzB family protein has protein sequence MATKYSSKINKIRTFALSLIFIGFIVMYGGVFFRSNVWAMTIFMLLGLLCIIASTVVYFWIGLLSTKAVQVVCPSCKKPTKILGRVDMCMHCREPLTLDPSLEGKEFDERYNKKSAT, from the coding sequence TTGGCAACTAAATATTCAAGCAAGATTAATAAGATTCGCACGTTTGCATTAAGTCTTATTTTTATTGGATTTATTGTCATGTATGGGGGAGTATTTTTTCGATCAAACGTATGGGCCATGACTATCTTTATGCTACTCGGTCTACTATGCATCATCGCTAGCACCGTTGTTTATTTTTGGATCGGTCTCTTATCAACAAAAGCGGTCCAAGTAGTCTGTCCAAGCTGTAAAAAACCGACCAAAATACTTGGTCGAGTGGATATGTGTATGCATTGTAGAGAACCACTCACGCTAGACCCATCATTAGAAGGAAAAGAATTTGATGAAAGATACAATAAAAAAAGCGCCACTTAA
- a CDS encoding ABC transporter permease: protein MDKYLEMIRIRFLMMLAYRTNYYSGILIYSINIGAYYFLWSAIYSGKSNIQGLTIVQMTTYVAVSWMARAFYFNNLDREMAMEIKEGKVAVELIRPYSYLGMKAMQGLGEGIFRILFFSVPGMVIVGLLFPIQLSTDIPTWGFFFLSLILSFIVNTQINLLTGITTFFLFNNDGLIRAKRVVIDLFSGLLLPISFYPIWAQHIMAYFPFQSISYIPSMIFTEGFKGSQITSALLTQCIWALILFVPISLLWNIARKRMVIQGG from the coding sequence ATGGATAAGTATCTTGAAATGATTCGCATACGGTTTTTAATGATGCTTGCCTATCGAACAAACTATTATAGCGGTATCCTTATTTATAGCATTAACATCGGAGCGTACTATTTTCTATGGAGTGCGATCTACAGTGGAAAATCGAATATACAAGGGTTAACCATTGTTCAGATGACTACTTACGTTGCCGTATCCTGGATGGCTAGAGCCTTCTACTTTAATAATTTGGATCGGGAAATGGCAATGGAGATTAAAGAAGGAAAAGTAGCAGTGGAATTAATTCGTCCTTACAGTTACCTTGGCATGAAAGCGATGCAGGGACTAGGGGAAGGAATTTTCCGTATCCTATTTTTCTCTGTTCCGGGTATGGTCATTGTGGGGTTACTATTCCCAATTCAATTATCAACGGATATTCCCACGTGGGGCTTCTTTTTCCTATCATTAATCTTAAGCTTTATTGTAAACACGCAAATCAATCTATTAACGGGAATCACGACTTTTTTCTTATTTAACAATGACGGACTTATTCGAGCAAAAAGGGTAGTCATCGATTTGTTTTCTGGACTACTGTTGCCGATTTCTTTTTATCCAATTTGGGCACAGCACATTATGGCTTATTTTCCTTTCCAATCGATTAGCTATATCCCAAGTATGATTTTTACAGAAGGTTTTAAAGGGAGTCAGATTACCTCTGCGCTTTTAACTCAATGTATATGGGCACTTATTTTATTTGTTCCTATTTCACTTCTATGGAATATAGCAAGAAAAAGAATGGTTATTCAGGGGGGATAA
- the perR gene encoding peroxide-responsive transcriptional repressor PerR: protein MSAHELKDVIESLKGTGVRITPQRHAILEYLISSMSHPTADEIYKSLEGKFPNMSVATVYNNLRVFKEVGIVKELTFGDASSRFDYVTTHHYHVICDRCGRIVDFHYPGLDEVEALAAHITGFDVKNHRMEIYGTCSDCKEKTEH, encoded by the coding sequence GTGTCAGCCCATGAATTGAAGGACGTAATTGAATCGCTAAAAGGGACCGGTGTTCGCATTACTCCACAGCGTCATGCGATTTTGGAATATCTAATCAGTTCAATGTCGCATCCAACTGCAGATGAAATTTATAAATCATTAGAGGGTAAATTCCCTAACATGAGTGTTGCTACGGTATATAATAACTTGCGTGTGTTTAAAGAAGTAGGGATTGTGAAAGAGTTGACTTTTGGAGATGCCTCAAGTCGTTTTGATTACGTTACTACTCATCACTATCACGTTATTTGTGATCGCTGTGGCCGAATTGTTGATTTTCACTACCCAGGTCTAGACGAAGTAGAAGCACTTGCTGCTCATATCACTGGATTTGATGTGAAGAATCACCGCATGGAGATTTACGGAACTTGTTCGGATTGTAAAGAAAAAACAGAGCACTGA
- a CDS encoding ABC transporter permease, giving the protein MFYTSMFVQYISQYMKTRLQYRTDVVVELLSDLLFQAVNLIFILVVFGHTQLLNGWSRDEIIFIYGFFLVPFALFSAFFNIWDFNERYIVKGEMDRILTRPIHSLFQVILERMELESLFGAFTGLAVMLYAGSRLALDFHWYDVIIFVAFVFGGALVYAGIFVAIASIGFWSDARTSIMPTMYNIGNYGRYPVDIYNQIIRYILTWILPFAFVGVYPAAYFLGKTKWYGYAFLTPVMGIVFFGISLVLWNIGVKKYRGAGN; this is encoded by the coding sequence GTGTTTTACACATCTATGTTCGTTCAGTACATCAGTCAATATATGAAAACACGTCTTCAATATCGCACTGATGTAGTAGTAGAGTTATTATCAGATTTATTATTTCAAGCAGTAAATTTAATTTTTATATTGGTTGTTTTCGGGCACACACAGCTTTTAAACGGGTGGTCTCGAGATGAAATTATCTTTATTTACGGCTTCTTTCTTGTTCCGTTTGCGCTTTTCTCCGCTTTTTTTAACATTTGGGATTTTAACGAAAGGTATATCGTAAAAGGGGAGATGGATCGCATATTAACAAGACCGATCCACAGTCTTTTTCAAGTGATTCTAGAACGAATGGAACTAGAGTCTTTATTTGGGGCTTTTACTGGATTAGCGGTTATGCTGTATGCAGGTTCAAGGTTAGCACTTGATTTCCATTGGTATGACGTCATTATTTTTGTTGCGTTTGTCTTTGGAGGTGCGCTTGTTTATGCAGGTATTTTTGTTGCTATTGCAAGTATTGGTTTTTGGTCTGATGCACGTACGTCCATCATGCCTACTATGTATAATATCGGGAACTACGGAAGATATCCTGTAGATATTTACAACCAGATCATTCGTTACATTTTAACGTGGATTTTACCTTTTGCCTTTGTAGGTGTTTATCCAGCTGCGTACTTTTTAGGGAAAACAAAATGGTATGGCTATGCTTTTTTAACTCCTGTTATGGGAATTGTGTTTTTTGGAATTTCCCTTGTTCTATGGAATATTGGGGTTAAAAAATATCGTGGTGCGGGTAATTAA
- the bcp gene encoding thioredoxin-dependent thiol peroxidase, with protein MTLDVGKKAPDFELPSTEGQTVSLSQFAGKNIVLYFYPKDMTPGCTTEACDFRDQHEQFQDLNTVILGVSPDPVAKHETFIKKHGLPFQLLADEDHQVAEQYGVWKLKKNFGKEYMGIERSTFIIDKEGMLVKEWRKVRVKDHVEDALRYIKENL; from the coding sequence ATGACGCTTGACGTTGGAAAAAAAGCGCCAGATTTTGAACTTCCTTCAACTGAAGGACAAACTGTATCGCTATCTCAATTTGCAGGGAAAAATATCGTGCTTTATTTTTATCCAAAGGATATGACACCAGGGTGTACGACAGAAGCGTGTGATTTCCGTGATCAGCACGAACAATTCCAAGATTTAAACACCGTCATTCTAGGTGTGAGTCCCGATCCAGTTGCAAAACATGAAACATTTATAAAAAAACATGGACTTCCGTTTCAGCTACTAGCAGATGAAGATCATCAAGTAGCTGAACAGTATGGTGTATGGAAACTAAAGAAAAACTTTGGTAAAGAGTACATGGGTATTGAACGCTCTACGTTCATCATTGACAAAGAGGGAATGCTTGTAAAAGAGTGGCGTAAAGTCCGTGTAAAAGATCACGTGGAAGATGCCCTTCGTTATATCAAGGAAAATCTTTAA
- a CDS encoding glutamate-1-semialdehyde 2,1-aminomutase, giving the protein MQFTKSEQLQQEAVENILGGVNSPSRSYKAVGGGAPVVMERAKGAYFWDVDGNQYIDYLAAYGPIITGHAHPHITKAIQHAAETGVLYGTPTKHEITFAKMIREAMPALDKVRFVNSGTEAVMTTIRVARAYTGRDKIIKFAGCYHGHSDLVLVAAGSGPSTLGTPDSAGVPKSIAQEVITVPFNEIKPFKEALEKWGDEVAGILVEPIVGNFGIVEPEPGFLQQVNDLAHAAGALVIYDEVITAFRFMYGGAQDLLGVKPDLTALGKIIGGGLPIGAYGGRQDIMEQVAPLGPAYQAGTMAGNPASMLSGIACLEVLKEEGVYEEMDRLGAILEAGIEKHAATYNLPITINRLKGALTIYFTNEKVKNYVQAENTDGEMFAKFFKLMLHQGINLAPSKYEAWFLTTAHTEEDIQKTLVAVENAFKQLANA; this is encoded by the coding sequence ATGCAATTCACAAAATCTGAACAGCTTCAGCAAGAAGCTGTAGAAAATATTCTTGGAGGAGTAAACAGCCCCTCTCGATCTTATAAAGCGGTAGGTGGCGGTGCTCCTGTTGTAATGGAACGCGCAAAAGGCGCATATTTCTGGGATGTAGATGGTAATCAATATATTGATTACTTAGCGGCATATGGCCCAATCATTACTGGACATGCTCACCCACATATTACAAAAGCAATCCAACATGCAGCAGAAACAGGCGTGCTATACGGTACACCAACAAAGCATGAAATTACATTCGCAAAAATGATCCGTGAAGCAATGCCTGCTTTAGATAAAGTACGCTTTGTTAACTCCGGGACTGAGGCGGTTATGACGACAATTCGTGTTGCGCGTGCTTATACTGGTCGTGACAAAATCATCAAATTTGCTGGGTGCTACCATGGTCACTCAGACTTAGTGCTAGTAGCAGCAGGATCTGGACCATCTACATTAGGGACACCAGACTCAGCGGGCGTACCAAAGAGCATCGCACAAGAGGTTATTACGGTCCCATTCAATGAAATTAAACCGTTCAAAGAAGCTCTTGAAAAATGGGGCGATGAAGTAGCTGGAATCTTAGTAGAACCAATCGTCGGAAACTTTGGGATTGTTGAACCAGAGCCAGGATTCCTTCAACAAGTAAATGATTTGGCGCATGCAGCTGGCGCACTCGTTATTTATGATGAAGTAATTACGGCATTCCGTTTTATGTATGGTGGAGCACAAGATCTATTAGGCGTTAAGCCAGATTTAACGGCTCTAGGTAAAATTATTGGTGGTGGGTTACCGATCGGTGCATACGGTGGCCGCCAAGATATTATGGAACAAGTTGCGCCTCTTGGACCAGCTTATCAAGCAGGAACAATGGCAGGGAATCCGGCCTCTATGCTATCTGGAATCGCATGTCTTGAAGTGTTAAAAGAAGAAGGAGTATACGAAGAAATGGACCGTCTTGGTGCCATTCTTGAAGCGGGTATCGAAAAGCACGCGGCTACATACAACCTTCCGATTACCATTAACCGCTTGAAAGGCGCGCTAACGATTTATTTCACAAATGAAAAAGTGAAAAATTATGTACAAGCTGAAAACACGGACGGCGAGATGTTCGCGAAGTTCTTTAAATTAATGCTTCACCAAGGTATTAATTTAGCTCCTTCTAAATACGAAGCGTGGTTCCTGACGACTGCTCATACAGAAGAAGACATTCAAAAGACGTTAGTTGCAGTTGAAAATGCATTTAAACAATTAGCGAACGCATAA